The Diadema setosum chromosome 12, eeDiaSeto1, whole genome shotgun sequence genome has a segment encoding these proteins:
- the LOC140235605 gene encoding reticulon-4-interacting protein 1, mitochondrial-like, with protein MNHIIGRCIVFSGTNVMRQFSKANLSPLFLHDGLRALSTSTNSARKMLAWQVESYGGPDSVKLVETPVPIIKKPNQVLIEVYATSINPLDIRMRGGYGAALMNRARGVTTAGDELPLTLGRDCSGVIVDKGQGVKNFEVGEEVWAAIAGPDQGAHAKYALVNSNALSPKPKNLSHTEAASIPYVAITTWSGIYAVAKFRPETAPDKRVLILGGSGGVGTFAIQLMKAWGCHVTTTCSAAAMDFVATFNPDNMVDYNKNPASELQRLGPFDLIFDTVGGDTESYAMPSLGKRSHYITLITPFLRMIDEQGALRGSLSASWALFSKARQANNYGGKYRWSFATPNTYALSEVAKLAEEGLIKPTVERVFPFEDMPAAFANVETRSARGKTVVNVKGEVEAEVPKTADFYMS; from the coding sequence ATGAATCATATTATAGGAAGATGTATCGTTTTTTCTGGGACGAACGTGATGAGGCAATTTTCGAAGGCAAATTTGTCACCATTATTTCTCCATGATGGACTTCGCGCCCTTTCAACTTCAACCAACTCTGCAAGAAAAATGCTAGCATGGCAAGTTGAAAGCTATGGTGGACCAGACAGTGTGAAACTTGTTGAGACACCAGTACCAATCATCAAAAAACCGAACCAAGTCTTGATTGAAGTTTATGCAACAAGCATCAACCCACTGGACATCCGCATGCGGGGAGGGTACGGAGCAGCCCTCATGAACCGTGCACGCGGTGTAACTACCGCGGGAGACGAACTGCCGCTAACCCTAGGACGTGATTGCTCGGGTGTCATCGTCGATAAGGGCCAGGGGgtcaaaaattttgaagttgGAGAAGAAGTATGGGCTGCCATAGCTGGACCGGACCAAGGTGCACATGCCAAGTATGCTCTTGTGAACAGCAACGCACTGTCGCCAAAGCCAAAGAATCTCTCACACACTGAGGCAGCATCTATCCCATATGTAGCCATCACAACGTGGAGTGGCATCTATGCTGTTGCAAAATTCCGGCCTGAGACTGCCCCGGACAAGCGGGTTCTGATTCTGGGCGGCTCTGGTGGTGTGGGCACGTTTGCAATCCAGCTAATGAAAGCCTGGGGTTGTCATGTCACCACTACTTGCAGCGCGGCTGCCATGGACTTTGTGGCCACCTTTAATCCAGACAACATGGTTGACTACAACAAAAACCCTGCATCGGAGCTTCAAAGACTAGGACCCTTTGACTTGATCTTCGACACAGTCGGCGGCGACACAGAGTCTTATGCCATGCCGAGCCTTGGTAAGCGCTCACACTACATCACACTCATCACCCCTTTCTTGAGAATGATAGATGAGCAAGGAGCACTCCGAGGGAGTCTCTCTGCCAGCTGGGCCCTGTTCAGCAAGGCCAGGCAGGCAAACAACTACGGTGGGAAATACAGGTGGTCCTTCGCTACGCCGAACACGTACGCGCTGTCAGAGGTGGCAAAGCTAGCCGAGGAGGGACTGATCAAACCCACCGTGGAGAGGGTGTTCCCATTTGAGGACATGCCCGCCGCGTTTGCCAATGTCGAGACCCGCAGTGCTCGCGGGAAGACAGTAGTGAATGTGAAGGGGGAAGTGGAGGCGGAAGTGCCAAAGACAGCAGATTTTTATATGTCATAA
- the LOC140235635 gene encoding WD repeat domain phosphoinositide-interacting protein 4-like has translation MASRGILSLRFNQDQGCFSCATETGLRVYNVDPLALKLRLDKEDVGSVAKVEMLHRTNLIAIVAGGMTPKFAENTVLIWDDRKRKFILEFTFPSAVLAVRLTRERLVVALRTKIFVYSFPHNPQKLMAIDTRPNPNGILEVCPSTDRTLLAFPGHKQGSVQLVDLVSAEPGKSTAPVTINAHQGDIHCIAINQEGSLVATASTKGTLIRVFDSTYRKQVVELRRGSDPATLYCINFSNDSSYLCASSDKGTVHIFALKDTSLNRRSSLAKVGLLGPYAESQWGITNFTVPAECACVCAFGPQSSVVAVCIDGTFHKYIFSPEGSCNRQAYDEYLELGDEDEF, from the exons ATGGCTTCCAGGGGCATCCTCAGCCTGCGCTTCAATCAGGACCAag GTTGCTTCAGTTGTGCTACAGAGACAGGGCTCAGAGTCTACAATGTTGATCCATTGGCCCTCAAGCTGAGATTAG ACAAGGAAGATGTTGGCAGTGTGGCTAAGGTGGAAATGCTTCACAGAACTAACTTGATAGCAATTGTTG CCGGTGGGATGACACCAAAGTTTGCCGAAAACACCGTCCTGATCTGGGATGATCGGAAGAGGAAGTTCATTCTGGAATTCACTTTCCCCTCCGCTGTGCTGGCAGTCCGACTGACGAGAGAAAG GTTGGTGGTTGCCCTAAGGACCAAGATTTTTGTCTACAGCTTTCCTCACAATCCACAGAAGCTCATGGCAATTGACACGAGACCCAACCCCAACG GTATCCTGGAGGTGTGTCCATCAACAGACCGCACCCTCCTGGCTTTCCCCGGCCACAAGCAGGGCAGCGTCCAGCTCGTCGATCTCGTGTCGGCCGAGCCCGGGAAGTCGACGGCGCCGGTGACGATCAACGCCCACCAAGGGGACATCCACTGCATCGCCATCAACCAGGAGGGGTCGCTGGTGGCTACTGCTTCCACAAAG GGAACACTCATCCGGGTTTTCGACTCCACCTACCGGAAGCAGGTGGTGGAACTTAGGCGGGGCTCCGACCCAGCGACCCTCTACTG TATAAATTTCAGCAATGATTCATCATACCTGTGTGCATCGAGTGACAAGGGAACTGTTCATATCTTTGCGCTGAAAGACACTTCCCTCAACAGGAGGTCATC GCTAGCCAAAGTGGGTCTGCTCGGTCCGTACGCCGAATCCCAGTGGGGCATCACAAACTTCACCGTTCCCGCCGAGTGCGCCTGCGTGTGCGCGTTCGGACCCCAGTCCTCCGTGGTGGCGGTGTGCATTGACGGCACATTCCACAAGTACATCTTCTCACCAGAGGGCAGCTGCAATCGGCAGGCGTACGACGAGTACCTCGAGCTAGGGGATGAAGATGAATTCTGA
- the LOC140235606 gene encoding protein ILRUN-like has protein sequence MMDVDLDQDLMSKFSSMGTTDRDVLINEFQKLSGNNINPATCAFFLDMNNWNLQAAIGSYYDIEANMPIQKLPSMTFVQDVTIGEGESVPPCTEFTKTWRVRNPSSDQWPMGSCLRFIQGHQLGPLDRVTTEQLEGHSEMDISVRMQSPSHCGLYQGQWRMCTQNGTFFGETIWVIVEVKEGGMLGLTQQLSQMGTGAMETETAPSTDRMLPNPFGSPSKIEDTTLREGSPEHRLSFGTPTQSQGNPEHNSHLSSPVRPPLFQHATQVHNSPSPSHNESNPGLPPVFHDYQLPPARPHPQQPHLDDHQSAFPTSQSTASFSTLQVASPAIGQSEYSFHNLRPGAGTEEDTMTDDDL, from the exons ATGATGGACGTGGACTTAGATCAAGATTTGATGTCGAAATTCAGCAGTATGGGGACGACGGATCGTGATGTTTTGATCAACGAATTTCAAAAACTGTCCGGAAATAATATCAATCCGGCAACATGTGCATTCTTTCTAGACATGAATAATTG GAATCTACAAGCTGCCATAGGATCATACTATGACATCGAGGCTAACATGCCGATCCAGAAACTGCCCTCCATGACCTTTGTGCAGGATGTCACCATAGGCGAAGGAGAGTCAGTACCACCCTGTACAGAGTTCACCAAGACCTGGAGAGTCAGAAATCCAA GTTCAGATCAGTGGCCCATGGGGTCCTGCTTACGCTTCATCCAGGGTCACCAGCTGGGCCCGCTGGATCGGGTGACCACGGAGCAGCTGGAGGGTCACTCCGAGATGGACATCAGTGTCCGGATGCAGAGCCCCTCCCACTGCGGCCTCTACCAGGGTCAGTGGCGGATGTGTACACAGAACGGGACCTTCTTTGGAG AAACGATATGGGTCATCGTAGAGGTGAAAGAAGGTGGCATGTTGGGGCTCACACAGCAGCTTTCACAAATGGGCACGGGCGCAATGGAAACAGAGACTGCGCCCTCTACAGATAGAATGCTGCCCAATCCATTTGGCTCACCGTCAAAAATTGAAG ATACCACTCTGAGGGAGGGGAGTCCAGAACACCGGCTATCATTTGGTACCCCTACTCAGTCACAGGGGAATCCGGAACACAACTCTCATCTATCATCACCCGTCAGACCCCCATTGTTTCAG CACGCTACTCAAGTACATAACTCACCCAGTCCGTCGCACAACGAGTCCAACCCCGGTCTGCCGCCCGTGTTTCATGACTACCAGCTTCCCCCCGCCAGGCCCCACCCCCAGCAGCCACACCTCGACGACCACCAGTCCGCCTTCCCCACCAGCCAATCGACCGCTTCCTTCTCCACGCTGCAGGTCGCCAGTCCCGCCATCGGCCAATCAGAGTACAGCTTTCATAATCTCCGGCCCGGGGCCGGCACGGAAGAAGACACAATGACTGATGATGACTTATAG